From a single Argonema galeatum A003/A1 genomic region:
- the acsF gene encoding magnesium-protoporphyrin IX monomethyl ester (oxidative) cyclase: MVDSLKKPSFEELRPGIKVPAKETILTPRFYTTDFEEMGKMDISANEDELRAILEEFRADYNRHHFVRDAEFEQSWDCIDGETRRLFVEFLERSCTAEFSGFLLYKEMGRRLKDKSPVLAECFNLMSRDEARHSGFLNKALSDFNLSLDLGFLTKSKNYTYFKPKFIFYATYLSEKIGYWRYITIYRHLEAHPEHRVYPIFRFFENWCQDENRHGDFFDAVMKAQPQTLNDWKAKLWCRFFLLSVFVTMYLNDIQRADFYATLGLNARDYDIYVIEKTNESAGRVFPVILDVERPDFYQRLDTCVQNNARLSAIANSKTPKFLQFFQKLPYYVSNGWQLVRLYLNKPIDMTPLEGTVR; this comes from the coding sequence ATGGTAGATTCACTGAAGAAACCCAGCTTTGAAGAGTTAAGGCCCGGAATTAAAGTTCCAGCCAAAGAAACCATCCTGACGCCTCGGTTCTACACCACGGACTTTGAGGAAATGGGTAAGATGGACATCTCAGCTAACGAAGATGAGCTGAGAGCGATTTTGGAAGAGTTCCGCGCTGACTACAATCGCCATCACTTTGTGCGAGATGCGGAGTTTGAACAATCCTGGGATTGTATTGACGGGGAAACTCGCCGATTGTTCGTTGAATTCCTGGAACGTTCCTGCACGGCAGAATTTTCTGGCTTCCTGCTTTACAAGGAAATGGGACGCCGGTTGAAGGACAAAAGCCCAGTCCTAGCAGAGTGCTTTAACCTGATGTCGCGAGATGAGGCGCGTCATTCTGGTTTCCTGAATAAGGCGTTGTCCGATTTCAACTTGTCGCTAGACTTGGGATTTTTGACTAAGAGTAAAAACTACACCTACTTCAAGCCCAAGTTTATTTTCTACGCGACCTATCTGTCTGAGAAAATTGGCTACTGGCGCTATATCACAATTTATCGCCATTTGGAAGCCCATCCCGAACATCGGGTTTATCCAATTTTCCGCTTCTTTGAAAACTGGTGTCAGGATGAAAACCGTCACGGCGATTTCTTCGATGCTGTGATGAAAGCTCAGCCGCAAACTTTGAATGATTGGAAGGCGAAGCTGTGGTGCCGGTTCTTCCTGCTGTCGGTCTTTGTTACGATGTATCTTAACGATATCCAGCGGGCTGACTTCTATGCGACGCTCGGTCTGAATGCGCGTGATTATGATATATACGTGATTGAGAAGACCAATGAAAGTGCTGGACGGGTGTTCCCGGTGATTTTGGATGTGGAGCGTCCAGACTTCTACCAGCGGCTTGATACTTGCGTGCAGAATAATGCTCGGTTGAGTGCGATCGCAAACTCCAAGACGCCGAAGTTCCTGCAATTCTTCCAGAAGCTACCTTACTACGTCTCGAATGGTTGGCAGTTGGTGCGGCTGTACTTGAACAAGCCGATCGACATGACTCCTCTCGAAGGAACAGTGCGCTAG
- a CDS encoding NINE protein, whose amino-acid sequence MIEIGTEKCWRDRSMNDVGTSYLLWLACLLQLHGLHRLYNRKFATGLLWLCTFGLFGIGQVIDLVLIPGMVEEHNTKVRAKLGYSPTGVPINQAAVLRVVPPTRDQLMVKLVKAAAARGGKISVTQAVMDTGIGFADVEAVLKEMVKSGYVGIDNHPVSGVVMYDFLEI is encoded by the coding sequence ATGATTGAGATCGGAACTGAAAAATGTTGGCGCGATCGATCCATGAATGACGTTGGCACTAGCTATCTGCTTTGGTTGGCCTGCTTACTTCAGCTACACGGGCTGCATCGCCTGTACAACCGCAAATTTGCCACGGGGCTTTTGTGGCTGTGTACCTTTGGCTTATTTGGAATTGGGCAGGTAATCGATTTGGTTCTCATTCCCGGCATGGTGGAGGAACACAACACCAAGGTCAGAGCCAAACTGGGTTATTCTCCCACGGGCGTGCCTATAAATCAAGCTGCGGTTTTAAGAGTAGTTCCCCCTACTCGCGACCAACTGATGGTCAAACTTGTCAAAGCGGCTGCCGCTAGAGGTGGAAAAATCTCCGTAACCCAAGCTGTAATGGACACCGGGATAGGCTTTGCCGATGTGGAAGCCGTTTTGAAGGAAATGGTCAAATCTGGCTATGTCGGCATTGACAACCACCCTGTCTCCGGCGTCGTCATGTATGATTTCCTAGAGATATGA
- a CDS encoding DUF2996 domain-containing protein: MAEETDRNEAGEIAPSTVDEQAPSVSEEHAPSTEEPVATDLPTANAPDPTAVNPETNPNAAEEKAAKPKAGAKKPPKAEAEEGADSDEKAGDKKPAAKKEKAPALEDKPFAEFIQQDYLPALTAGLTKQGVKDLQLSFETQKIPVIGYAQEPECWQIIGNWDKGLRQFRVYFIKDDIQGQRAFSFAENGGKPSTLEPFLIDERKITLDLMVFGVVQRLNAQKWLVRN; encoded by the coding sequence ATGGCAGAAGAAACCGATCGTAACGAAGCCGGAGAAATAGCTCCCAGCACTGTTGACGAGCAGGCTCCCAGCGTTTCCGAAGAACACGCTCCCAGCACTGAGGAGCCAGTGGCGACAGATCTTCCCACTGCAAATGCACCCGATCCAACAGCAGTAAATCCTGAAACAAATCCTAATGCAGCAGAGGAGAAAGCTGCTAAACCAAAAGCTGGTGCCAAAAAACCTCCTAAAGCAGAAGCAGAAGAAGGTGCTGATTCAGATGAAAAAGCTGGTGACAAAAAACCTGCTGCCAAAAAAGAGAAAGCTCCAGCCCTTGAAGACAAACCCTTTGCTGAATTTATTCAACAAGACTACTTGCCAGCTTTAACCGCAGGACTTACCAAGCAAGGCGTTAAGGATTTACAACTAAGCTTTGAAACGCAAAAGATTCCGGTGATTGGCTATGCACAAGAACCTGAATGCTGGCAAATCATAGGTAACTGGGATAAGGGTTTGCGTCAATTTCGCGTCTATTTCATCAAAGACGATATTCAAGGACAACGAGCTTTTTCCTTTGCTGAAAATGGTGGTAAACCCAGTACCCTTGAACCTTTCTTGATTGACGAACGCAAAATTACCCTGGATTTGATGGTGTTTGGTGTCGTTCAGCGATTGAACGCACAAAAATGGTTGGTGAGAAATTAG
- a CDS encoding MoaD/ThiS family protein → MPVKVLVPTALQKFTNDRATLECSANNIGELLDSLEQSCPGIKARLCDEKGEPRRFLNFYVNSEDIRFLDGTETSLQDGDEVSIVPAVAGG, encoded by the coding sequence ATGCCCGTCAAAGTTTTAGTTCCTACTGCTCTGCAAAAGTTCACCAACGATCGCGCTACCCTGGAATGTAGCGCCAACAATATTGGCGAACTGCTAGATTCTCTAGAGCAAAGCTGCCCCGGCATCAAAGCCCGACTTTGCGATGAAAAAGGTGAACCGCGCCGATTTTTGAACTTCTACGTCAACAGCGAAGATATCCGTTTCCTGGATGGAACCGAAACATCCCTCCAAGATGGAGACGAAGTGAGTATCGTTCCGGCAGTTGCTGGTGGTTAA